A genome region from Etheostoma cragini isolate CJK2018 chromosome 4, CSU_Ecrag_1.0, whole genome shotgun sequence includes the following:
- the LOC117942790 gene encoding LOW QUALITY PROTEIN: guanylyl cyclase-activating protein 1 (The sequence of the model RefSeq protein was modified relative to this genomic sequence to represent the inferred CDS: substituted 1 base at 1 genomic stop codon), with protein sequence MGNVPGXTLEELQACESHQWYRKFMTECPSGLHTFYEFKQFFCLRNLSNTSNAYVMTMFSMFDMNNDGFIDFIEYVAALSLVLKGGVQQKLRWYFEMYEIDGIGCIDREELLQIIKSIRAINGVPCKISAEDFANIVFDKIDINGDGELSYEEFMEGIQNDEMLLMTLTQSMDITNIVEIIQGEIRANI encoded by the exons ATGGGGAATGTACCTGGTTAGACTCTGGAGGAACTACAAGCTTGTGAGAGTCATCAGTGGTATAGAAAATTCATGACCGAGTGCCCGTCTGGACTTCACACCTTTTACGAATTTAAGCAGTTCTTTTGCCTGAGGAATCTGTCGAATACTTCAAATGCCTACGTTATGAccatgttttcaatgtttgataTGAATAAT GATGGCTTCATTGACTTCATAGAATATGTAGCCGCTCTGAGCCTGGTGCTAAAGGGAGGAGTGCAGCAGAAGCTCCGCTGGTACTTTGAAATGTATGAAATAGACGGGATTGGCTGCATTGACCGTGAGGAGCTGCTTCAGATAATTAAG TCCATCCGTGCCATCAATGGAGTTCCTTGCAAGATATCAGCAGAGGACTTTGCCAACATTGTGTTTGACAAGATTGACATCAACGGAGATG gtgAACTTTCCTATGAAGAGTTCATGGAGGGGATTCAGAATGATGAAATGCTGCTGATGACACTAACACAAAGTATGGACATAACAAACATTGTCGAAATAATTCAAGGAGAGATAAGGGCCAACATCTAA
- the LOC117942787 gene encoding uncharacterized protein C6orf132 homolog — protein MKRGPLNFLGRKNQSLFDTNIKIKDMDKVELVLGSTAIPESGTASVRARPTVNHHTSSSDSFQGFAVPTPKVPLLPPVKGPKINGLDSGDRLSNGSVISVPDLLEGEIFVPPPPSMAPPPPPGMFVPPPPDFMGDLNSLNLATLSPSMSAPKPTSMPHFKEEEDLTLIKPPPMAPPKPPSTNTIGSVSSVPSSIPPSAKVFERPTFSPPQLPEWQHKTNKKPPTKPIRLSSIMNFDSPPQSPAPPPPVQTSTLSTFNPQNTAKLYNVPNTSTLHGYEEHDPRSKKILLLEDSASGNTAPVLVQVDGKTPNLTPPSKPVLKDVQELKENLQIIQPPQSPLPEPNKEAKTVSAQPAHPEIDKSLQTPHLPSPQLQKPNSSRVNSEPIKDKLEGSPSQGRKFSPIIDRKLRNLRSSETHGTRDGPAASPLALLMAAKERDKHRLSHPLSRENSAKTKEQPSASIHQSVSSPNSFIVTPKSSSPSSLTSVERVQESLKDVSPVVHKQTIHTPEKSSSPALVNNQMPSTSSVLSRMAASTPNLADQRQNSVQSISKSPPIQHEDLSMPFLPPPPEFDDFDEIMEPPPSISPPDPPMKKAPTPTEIPPTPSHVPPPPPKPKPAAPKLPPPDIDVKPKLQVQTKAKAAPAQLPSNLSPSQATLLSILQKKMLEMDNKMAPVNEAESSSEDWGTPLSEEHIKVPVVPRATPQSKSYPVVNKAATLDMQELENKLVRKNKEGKVPTSNGTQSKHPFGMTFTVRPGTKQPITPVSKEVP, from the exons ATGAAGAGGGGACCGTTGAATTTTCTGGGTCGAAAGAACCAGTCTCTTTTCGacacaaatattaaaatcaagGACATGG ACAAGGTGGAGCTGGTGTTGGGATCAACAGCGATCCCCGAGTCAGGAACTGCCAGCGTGCGGGCCAGACCCACTGTCAACCATCACACT tCCTCATCTGACAGTTTTCAAGGGTTTGCCGTCCCGACACCCAAagtccccctcctcccccctgtCAAGGGTCCAAAGATCAACGGTTTAG acagTGGAGATCGCTTGTCCAATGGATCTGTTATATCTGTGCCTGACCTCTTAGAGGGGGAAATAtttgttcctcctcctccctctatGGCACCTCCACCCCCCCCAGGGATGTTTGTGCCTCCTCCACCAGACTTCATGGGTGACCTGAACAGTCTAAATTTGGCAACTCTGTCTCCTTCTATGTCTGCTCCAAAACCGACCTCAATGCCACACTTCAAGGAGGAGGAAGACTTAACCCTCATAAAACCGCCACCAATGGCTCCACCAAAGCCTCCATCTACTAACACTATTGGCTCTGTATCATCAGTACCCAGTTCTATTCCACCGTCTGCCAAAGTTTTTGAGCGTCCAACCTTTTCCCCACCACAGCTTCCTGAATGGCAACACAAGACTAATAAAAAACCACCTACAAAACCCATTAGACTGTCCTCTATTATGAACTTTGACTCCCCACCACAGAGTCCTGCCCCACCTCCCCCTGTGCAGACATCCACATTGTCTACTTTCAATCCTCAAAACACAGCAAAGCTTTACAATGTTCCTAATACCTCCACTCTCCATGGGTATGAGGAGCATGACCCAAGGTCCAAGAAGATATTGCTCTTGGAAGATTCTGCCTCTGGTAACACTGCCCCGGTGCTTGTCCAGGTGGATGGGAAAACCCCTAACCTGACTCCACCATCTAAACCAGTTTTAAAAGATGTGCAGGAGCTGAAGGAGAATTTACAAATTATCCAACCCCCTCAATCACCCTTGCCTGAGCCTAACAAGGAGGCTAAAACAGTATCAGCACAACCAGCACATCCAGAAATAGACAAATCGCTCCAGACTCCACATCTACCGTCACCACAGCTTCAGAAACCTAACAGTTCTCGGGTGAATTCAGAGCCCATCAAGGACAAACTTGAAGGATCTCCAAGTCAAGGTCGCAAATTCAGTCCAATAATAGATCGTAAACTACGCAACCTGAGGAGTAGTGAAACCCACGGGACACGAGATGGACCTGCTGCTTCCCCGCTGGCTCTTTTAATGGCAGCTAAAGAAAGAGACAAGCATAGATTAAGTCACCCTCTGTCACGGGAAAACAGTGCCAAGACGAAAGAGCAGCCTAGTGCAAGCATTCACCAGAGTGTCTCGAGTCCAAATTCATTTATCGTCACCCCAAAGTCCAGCTCACCTTCTTCTCTAACATCTGTAGAGAGAGTACAGGAAAGTCTGAAGGATGTCAGTCCTGTGGTACACAAGCAAACAATTCACACGCCAGAAAAATCCAGCAGTCCTGCTCTGGTTAACAATCAGATGCCATCCACAAGTTCAGTTCTCAGTAGGATGGCTGCAAGCACCCCCAACCTGGCTGACCAGAGACAAAATTCAGTGCAAAGCATTTCAAAGTCTCCACCCATACAGCATGAGGATTTAAGTATGCCATTTCTCCCTCCGCCACCAGAGTTTGATGATTTTGACGAGATTATGGAGCCCCCTCCTTCCATCTCTCCACCTGACCCTCCCATGAAAAAGGCACCAACACCAACTGAGATCCCTCCCACTCCATCTCACGTTCCACCTCCGCCTCCAAAACCCAAACCAGCAGCTCCAAAACTCCCACCTCCTGACATCGATGTCAAACCAAAGCTGCAAGTCCAGACAAAAGCCAAGGCGGCCCCTGCTCAGCTTCCATCCAATCTTTCACCCAGTCAGGCCACACTCCTGAGCATcttacaaaaaaagatgttggAAATGGACAACAAAATGGCCCCAGTGAATGAGGCAGAGTCCAGTTCTGAGGACTGGGGCACCCCCTTGTCCGAGGAGCACATTAAGGTCCCTGTTGTCCCACGAGCCACACCACAGAGCAAGAGTTACCCTGTGGTTAACAAAGCAGCAACCCTGGACATGCAGGAGCTTGAGAATAAATTAGTCAGAAAAAATAAGGAAGGGAAAGTTCCCACCAG CAATGGAACACAGTCAAAACATCCGTTTGGTATGACCTTTACGGTTCGGCCTGGAACTAAACAGCCTATTACTCCGGTCAGTAAAGAGGTTCCTTAA
- the LOC117942789 gene encoding methylosome protein 50-like → MKSAVDTNMVKENRWNIPPNAPACMEKHLSSAQYRADGTLLLGASSLSGRSWQGSVWIYSDPNQAPNEELCKAGVQTETGVTDVKWVSEKGVVVASDSGALELWELAEDERLLVNRFTKLEHDHIVTTVSPVTGANGAVTGSMDCRVKVWDLSQETAVTTYNVHTQPVSCVACSPTDESLFISCGQDGRVLMWDRRKPNKPASRIDVEPPCCSPTTVAWHPHHRSTIAFGDELGRVVVKDFLGKEPAQVENVHSRRVNGLAFSTHSAPLLASISDDCSLAVMNSELREILRDRQHQDFVKGVCWLHNGSNTLTTVGWDHLVLHHTVNPAAEAPTSSS, encoded by the exons ATGAAAAGTGCAGTTGATACTAACATGGTCAAGGAAAACCGATGGAACATACCCCCCAATGCTCCAGCATGCATGGAGAAGCATCTAAGCTCAGCGCAATACAGAGCAG ATGGTACTCTGCTGCTCGGTGCCTCTAGCCTCAGTGGCAGGAGCTGGCAGGGATCCGTTTGGATCTACAGTGATCCTAACCAGGCTCCCAATGAGGAGCTCTGCAAAGCTGGTGTGCAGACTGAGACTGGAGTCACAGATGTAAAATGGGTTTCCGAAAAGGGTGTTGTTGTTGCATCGGACTCAG GTGCCCTGGAGCTCTGGGAGCTGGCAGAGGATGAACGTCTACTGGTGAATCGCTTCACTAAACTTGAGCATGACCACATTGTCACCACAGTGAGCCCAGTTACTGGCGCAAACGGTGCTGTCACTGGCAGCATGGACTGCCG AGTAAAAGTCTGGGATCTCAGTCAGGAGACGGCTGTTACTACCTACAATG tGCACACACAGCCAGTCAGTTGTGTTGCCTGCAGCCCTACAGACGAgtctctcttcatctcctgTGGTCAA GATGGTCGTGTGCTGATGTGGGACAGGAGAAAGCCAAACAAACCAGCCTCAAGAATAG ATGTAGAGCCCCCCTGCTGCTCCCCTACCACTGTAGCCTGGCACCCTCACCACAGAAGCACCATTGCTTTTG GTGATGAGCTGGGCAGAGTGGTCGTAAAAGATTTCCTGGGAAAAGAGCCGGCACAGGTTGAGAACGTCCATAGCCGCAGAGTTAACGGGCTCGCCTTCTCTACACATAG CGCACCCTTGCTAGCCTCCATAAGTGATGATTGTTCCCTAGCTGTAATGAACTCTGAACTCCGAGAAAT ACTTAGAGATCGGCAACACCAGGATTTTGTCAAAGGTGTGTGCTGGCTCCACAATGGCTCCAACACTCTCACAACCGTAGGCTGGGATCACCTTGTGCTTCACCACACGGTGAATCCGGCCGCCGAAGCGCCCACCTCTTCCTCTTAG